A region of Trichoplusia ni isolate ovarian cell line Hi5 chromosome 23, tn1, whole genome shotgun sequence DNA encodes the following proteins:
- the LOC113504887 gene encoding uncharacterized protein LOC113504887 → MSSRSARLINAALRKTDCDEQILDEPVPSTSGIQNYRDQAASEEDCHDFDSDDSVIDKDYKLPEKPNRNISSSDSENDIIPCSQIIRHTTIEASPEESSDPETNEEQITKKGNIRKRKTYNISLKERKRIKNEERIGTKYFVKPGCRENICKKKCSERFPDEIRKKINVNFWKLSWTEQKYFFICHTSTKKPDRPKNRENDVNEGKHYTRSKTITYFLVNENGEKISVCKTFFLTTLGYNQNNCKAVRNALESDYKPELYPKPLVDGRGRNPNPQKLDSVKVTEHIMSFNPAVSHYRREHAPNKKYLPSDLNIRIMYDHYCETDPEIKVSYGFYRKLVRELNISFTKLGQEECELCEKFIIHNPRREMIRHRNCKDCKDYEAHHDRYILARQKYENDADNQTQKKNDTDTLIFAVDLEKVIMLPRMEEFKTVMFCPRLIVFNQSFVPIGEKHIHELGLTFAALWHEGLSGRKKEDIVSCFRAFFMQNRDLKHIILWLDNCAAQNKNWTLYSYLIYLVNSTEVNFETITLRYLETGHTFMAADEFHHRVEKSLKTKKRVYDFDDFCNAVSNTGSRTMVKKMEVQDFYDFEDCSSTFKLKNSNPRAYLNNITETNFRRGSNSLFYKSSHGTQEYFQLDFLKIKNIKQGIPHPRQKLVPRGITSERKSAILTKLGPLMPTTRKVFWETLPVNDQSLDLIQNFED, encoded by the coding sequence ATGTCATCAAGAAGCGCAAGATTAATCAATGCTGCTTTACGCAAAACAGACTGTGATGAACAGATCTTAGATGAACCTGTTCCATCCACAAGTGGGATACAAAACTATCGAGATCAAGCAGCAAGTGAGGAAGATTGTCATGATTTTGATTCTGATGATTCTGTAATCGATAAAGATTACAAATTACCTGAAAAACCGAACCGAAACATTAGTAGCAGTGACTCAGAAAACGACATTATACCGTGTTCACAAATAATTCGGCACACAACGATTGAAGCATCACCGGAAGAATCATCAGACCCAGAAACAAACGAAGAACAAATAacgaaaaaaggcaatataAGGAAGCGGAAAACATATAACATTAGCTTAAAAGAGCGAAAGAGAATAAAGAATGAAGAAAGAATAGgcactaaatattttgtaaaacctGGTTGTCGTGAAAACATCTGCAAAAAAAAGTGCTCAGAGCGTTTTCCAGATGAGATTCGCaaaaaaattaatgtcaattttTGGAAATTGTCATGGACGGAacagaaatacttttttatatgtCATACCAGCACAAAAAAACCAGATAGACCTAAAAACAGAGAAAACGATGTCAATGAAGGTAAACATTACACACGATCGAAGACTATAACATACTTTTTGGTAAATGAAAACGGCGAGAAAATTTCAGTTTGCAAAACTTTTTTCCTCACTACACTAGGCTATAACCAAAATAACTGTAAGGCAGTAAGAAACGCTCTTGAAAGTGATTATAAGCCCGAATTATATCCAAAACCTCTTGTTGATGGACGTGGACGCAACCCGAATCCTCAAAAACTAGATTCTGTTAAAGTCACGGAACATATAATGTCATTTAATCCTGCAGTATCTCACTATAGACGTGAGCACGCCcctaacaaaaagtatttgccTTCAGACCTTAATATACGTATAATGTATGACCACTACTGTGAAACCGatcctgaaataaaagtatCTTATGGATTTTACAGAAAACTTGTAAGAGAACTTAATATCTCATTTACTAAATTAGGACAAGAAGAGTGTGAGCTATGTGAAAAATTTATTATACACAACCCTCGTCGGGAAATGATTAGGCATAGAAATTGCAAAGATTGTAAAGACTACGAAGCACACCATGACAGATATATATTAGCTCgccaaaaatatgaaaatgatgcTGACAATCAAACACAGAAGAAAAATGACACAGACACTCTAATTTTTGCCGTAGATCTAGAAAAAGTTATAATGTTACCCCGCATGGAAGAGTTCAAAACTGTGATGTTTTGCCCGCGGCTTATTGTTTTTAACCAAAGTTTTGTGCCAATTGGTGAAAAACATATACATGAATTAGGTCTAACTTTTGCAGCTTTATGGCATGAAGGATTATCTGGAAGAAAAAAAGAGGATATCGTGAGTTGCTTCAGGGccttttttatgcaaaatagaGACCTTAAGCATATCATTTTGTGGCTCGATAACTGTgcagcacaaaataaaaattggaccCTGTATTCTTATCTGATATATTTGGTAAATTCTACAGAAGTTAACTTTGAAACTATTACTTTACGCTACTTGGAAACTGGTCACACATTCATGGCTGCAGATGAATTCCACCACAGAGTAGAGAAATctctcaaaacaaaaaagcgtGTTTATGACTTTGACGACTTTTGTAATGCTGTATCTAATACTGGCTCTCGCACCATGGTAAAGAAGATGGAAGTTCAAGACTTTTACGATTTTGAAGACTGTTcttcgacatttaaattaaaaaattctaacCCGAgagcttatttaaataatattactgagaCAAATTTTCGAAGAGGATCTAATTCACTTTTTTACAAGAGTAGCCATGGTACTCAAGAATACTTCCAGCTAGATtttcttaagataaaaaatattaaacaagggATACCACATCCAAGACAGAAGCTTGTTCCAAGGGGTATCACGAGTGAAAGGAAATCAGCTATACTCACAAAGCTTGGTCCACTTATGCCCACTACCAGAAAGGTTTTTTGGGAAACATTACCTGTAAATGATCAGTCACTCGATTTGATTCAAAACTTTGAAGACTAA